CAACAACTTATCCCCGATGGCCACTCAATTATTCACTCAATGTGAGTCAGCCTAGCTAGGGAAGCTTGTTTGTGGGTAGAGAGCTAGCCATTTAGCTCTCCACCCCACACCGCCAGGCACTACCCTTTCTAAGCCTTATTAGCATATTGCCGTTAAAATAAGATAACCCAAACAAAATCAATGACTCCCCCTATCGTTCTAAACCGTTGTTAAAGTGTTACCTCCGTCACGACATTCCACAGAATGATTAAATAGACTACAGCCATCACATCATTTGGTTATTTAGCCAAATGACAAACTCTAGTAACTAACAGACCTTTCGGGTTTGAATCTGGACAATGTATGACAGCACAGGAACAACTGCGACTCAATGCCCGCGCTGCGGTACTCAAGGCTATGGCACATCCAACGCGCCTTTGGTTGTTAGAACAATTACAACAACAAGAGCATTGTGTTTGCGATCTCACCGATGGCGTTAACGCTGATATTTCAACGGTATCTAAGCACCTATCTGTACTAAAGCAGGCTGGAATTGTCAGCAGTCGCCGCGATGGCAAGCAAATTTTCTATCGCTTGGAAACCCC
The Shewanella sp. KX20019 DNA segment above includes these coding regions:
- a CDS encoding ArsR/SmtB family transcription factor — translated: MTAQEQLRLNARAAVLKAMAHPTRLWLLEQLQQQEHCVCDLTDGVNADISTVSKHLSVLKQAGIVSSRRDGKQIFYRLETPCLLKMFACVEAVLAKNAKSQAALLNPS